The Sorangiineae bacterium MSr11367 genome window below encodes:
- a CDS encoding tryptophan 7-halogenase, with the protein MSEEEYDLIVIGGGPGGSTAASFVAMAGHRVLLLEREWFPRHQIGESLLPVTIHGICRMLGVDGEIERANFMRKHGGTFRWGKSQEPWTFSFANTWMLSGQGLDYAFQVERSRFDEILLRNAGRKGVDVREGHTVIDTLREAGRTVGVRFVDAAGKERRARAPFVIDAGGHQSKLHQYAGERVFAKFFQNIALYGYFEHGKRMPSPDEGNILCAAFDEGWFWYIPLSPTLTSVGAVVSKEQHAETFKQGYERAFQSFVDACPLIKEYLDGARRVTEGPYGIFRVRKDYSYCNTQFWAPGLLLVGDAACFIDPVFSSGVHLTTYAALLGARTVNTVLRGTLDAHTCMTEFETRYRNEYAAFYDFLVGFYDMLQDEKSYFWSARKVLGTNEADQEAFVRLVAGGATAAEDFLEMSGAKREFLKEYVTSRTRQETAEEFFARYSNTSFDAKSFTRNLRRGRAEVLAQATQGEARTEDPPLRDGGLVPSRDGFHWVAPPKKGT; encoded by the coding sequence ATGTCGGAAGAGGAGTACGATCTTATCGTGATCGGAGGCGGCCCCGGTGGGTCGACGGCCGCGTCGTTCGTGGCCATGGCAGGACACCGAGTCCTGCTTCTGGAGCGCGAATGGTTTCCGCGCCATCAAATCGGCGAGTCCCTTTTGCCGGTGACCATTCACGGTATTTGCCGCATGCTCGGCGTCGATGGCGAGATCGAGCGCGCGAACTTCATGCGCAAGCACGGCGGGACATTCCGCTGGGGAAAAAGCCAGGAGCCATGGACGTTTTCCTTCGCGAATACCTGGATGCTCTCCGGCCAAGGTCTCGACTACGCATTTCAAGTCGAGCGTTCGCGCTTCGACGAGATTCTTTTGCGCAATGCAGGCCGCAAAGGTGTCGACGTTCGCGAAGGCCACACGGTCATCGATACGCTCCGTGAAGCCGGTCGCACGGTGGGCGTGCGCTTCGTCGACGCAGCCGGCAAAGAGCGGCGTGCCCGCGCGCCCTTCGTCATCGACGCGGGCGGGCACCAGAGCAAGTTGCATCAATACGCGGGCGAGCGCGTTTTTGCGAAGTTCTTCCAAAATATCGCCCTCTATGGCTACTTCGAACATGGGAAGCGTATGCCCTCGCCCGACGAGGGAAACATCCTTTGTGCGGCCTTCGACGAAGGGTGGTTCTGGTACATTCCGCTTTCGCCGACCTTGACCAGTGTCGGTGCCGTGGTCTCCAAAGAGCAGCACGCCGAGACCTTCAAGCAGGGCTACGAACGTGCGTTTCAATCCTTCGTGGACGCGTGCCCGCTCATCAAAGAGTACTTGGACGGCGCTCGTCGCGTGACCGAAGGCCCGTATGGCATCTTCCGCGTGCGCAAGGACTACTCGTATTGCAATACGCAATTTTGGGCGCCGGGGCTTTTGCTCGTGGGGGATGCGGCCTGCTTCATCGATCCGGTGTTCTCGTCCGGCGTGCACTTGACCACCTACGCGGCGCTCCTCGGCGCACGAACGGTGAACACCGTTCTCCGCGGCACACTCGATGCGCACACCTGCATGACCGAGTTCGAGACGCGGTATCGAAACGAGTACGCGGCGTTCTACGACTTTCTCGTCGGCTTTTACGACATGCTGCAGGACGAGAAATCGTACTTCTGGAGCGCGCGCAAAGTGCTCGGCACGAACGAAGCCGACCAGGAGGCGTTCGTGCGGCTCGTGGCCGGCGGTGCGACCGCGGCGGAGGACTTTCTCGAAATGAGCGGGGCCAAACGCGAGTTCCTCAAAGAGTACGTCACCTCGCGAACACGTCAGGAGACGGCCGAGGAGTTTTTCGCGCGGTATTCCAATACGTCCTTCGATGCCAAATCATTTACTCGGAACCTGCGGCGGGGCAGGGCAGAGGTCCTCGCCCAGGCGACGCAGGGCGAGGCGCGAACCGAAGACCCGCCGCTGCGCGACGGGGGGCTGGTGCCTTCGCGCGACGGTTTTCATTGGGTGGCGCCGCCGAAGAAAGGAACGTGA
- a CDS encoding gamma-glutamyltransferase, with protein MRLPEGLAAAPQAEAAWEAARVLEEGGNAADALVTGALVQGVVDPHRCGIGGFGCATVSFPSRGDPVAIDFHGHAGERCHENMWVGAFESVAEDGFGYVLRHRANDLGYGSITVPGMLAGLHEIHSRFGSMPWRELALRAVPYAEHGFVVGPHLADYWARPGAYGRASTQERLAFGSEGRRLFLDVAGRTLRAGDVLRQPDLARTYRSIADDPACLYVGALADRIVRDWEEHGANVTRADLARYRPTVQAPLTGTFRGARIVTTPPPGGGAALLQALSLLEGDDVPALGQHSAACIDRVAHVLHAVGRERLGADSPCTTQLTIVDRDENAISFSHSLGFGSGVVTPSLGFVHNNCMSGFDPRPGRPGSIAPGRARTTAIAETLVWDDDGLRLVMGSPGAARITAALAQVLLAVLEFDVGIAEAVVQPRFFPFGERRLELESRFPSQTILELASRGWRAQRSIKPFGQVGRVYAIEIDRRGPTPKLRAGIDPGEPGAGYRAI; from the coding sequence ATGAGGCTCCCGGAAGGACTCGCGGCGGCACCGCAGGCCGAGGCGGCGTGGGAGGCGGCCCGCGTGCTCGAGGAAGGCGGCAATGCCGCCGATGCGCTGGTCACCGGTGCGCTCGTTCAGGGCGTCGTCGATCCGCATCGCTGCGGCATCGGCGGTTTCGGCTGCGCCACGGTGAGCTTTCCCTCGCGCGGCGATCCCGTGGCCATCGACTTTCACGGCCATGCGGGGGAACGCTGCCATGAGAACATGTGGGTCGGCGCCTTCGAGTCGGTGGCCGAAGACGGATTCGGCTACGTGCTCCGCCATCGCGCGAACGATCTCGGCTACGGCTCCATCACCGTGCCCGGCATGCTCGCGGGGCTGCACGAAATCCATTCGCGCTTTGGCTCGATGCCCTGGCGCGAGCTGGCGTTGCGTGCGGTTCCCTACGCGGAACACGGCTTCGTCGTCGGCCCGCACCTCGCGGACTATTGGGCGCGCCCGGGTGCGTATGGCCGCGCGTCCACACAGGAGCGCCTCGCATTCGGTTCGGAGGGCCGCCGCCTTTTTCTCGACGTCGCCGGTCGTACGCTGCGCGCGGGCGACGTCTTGCGCCAGCCGGATCTCGCACGAACCTACCGCAGCATCGCCGACGATCCCGCGTGCCTCTACGTCGGCGCCCTCGCCGATCGCATCGTGCGCGATTGGGAAGAGCATGGTGCCAATGTCACGCGCGCGGACCTCGCGCGCTACCGGCCTACCGTGCAGGCGCCGCTCACGGGCACCTTCCGCGGTGCCCGCATCGTCACCACGCCACCTCCCGGCGGAGGCGCCGCCTTGCTGCAGGCGCTTTCCCTTCTCGAGGGCGACGACGTGCCCGCACTCGGGCAGCACTCCGCCGCGTGCATCGACCGCGTTGCCCACGTGCTGCATGCGGTGGGGCGCGAGCGACTCGGCGCCGACTCGCCGTGCACCACGCAATTGACGATCGTCGACCGCGACGAAAATGCCATTTCCTTTTCGCATTCGCTCGGATTCGGCTCCGGCGTCGTCACACCCAGCTTGGGCTTCGTCCACAACAATTGCATGAGCGGGTTCGATCCGCGCCCCGGGCGCCCTGGATCCATCGCCCCCGGCCGCGCCCGCACCACCGCGATCGCCGAGACTCTGGTCTGGGACGATGACGGGCTCCGTCTCGTCATGGGCTCGCCCGGTGCCGCGCGCATCACCGCCGCGCTCGCGCAAGTGTTGCTGGCCGTTCTCGAGTTCGACGTCGGCATCGCCGAGGCCGTGGTCCAGCCGCGCTTTTTTCCCTTTGGTGAGCGCCGTCTCGAGCTCGAGTCGCGTTTCCCGTCCCAGACGATCCTCGAGCTCGCGTCGCGCGGCTGGAGAGCGCAGCGGAGCATCAAGCCTTTCGGTCAAGTGGGCCGTGTCTACGCCATCGAGATCGATCGCCGCGGGCCCACGCCCAAGCTTCGTGCGGGCATCGACCCGGGCGAACCCGGCGCGGGATACCGCGCGATCTGA